One Bosea sp. 685 DNA segment encodes these proteins:
- a CDS encoding 3-phosphoshikimate 1-carboxyvinyltransferase produces MTDRDRHSLTIIPPSHPLRGRVAPPGSKSITNRALLLAALAKGTSHLTGALKSDDTRYMAEALRAMGVTIAEPDETSFTVTGDGRLREPAAPLFLGNAGTATRFLAAAAALVDGRVVIDGDEHMRKRPIKPLLTALRSLGIDATSETGCPPVTIRGTGGFEAGRVEIDGGLSSQYVSALLMMAACGSGPVDVVLAGDDIGARGYIELTLAAMEAFDAQIDRPNASSWRVAPTGYRAVDFAIEPDASAATYLWAAEALTNGAIDLGMTAAAFTQPDARAYDVIASFPRLPAIIDGSQMQDAVPTLAVLAAFNETPVRFTGIGNLRVKECDRVAALAAGLSRILPGLGREEGDDLLVASDPTLAGRTLPASIDTYADHRIAMSFALAGLKLHGITILDAGCVAKTYPDYWQALASLGVAFDG; encoded by the coding sequence ATGACCGATCGGGACCGGCACAGCCTCACGATCATTCCGCCGAGCCATCCCTTGCGCGGTCGCGTCGCCCCGCCTGGTTCGAAGTCGATCACGAATCGCGCCTTGCTGCTGGCTGCCCTGGCGAAGGGAACCAGCCATCTCACAGGCGCGCTCAAGAGCGACGATACGCGCTACATGGCCGAAGCCTTGCGCGCCATGGGGGTCACGATCGCGGAGCCCGACGAGACCAGCTTCACCGTGACCGGAGACGGCCGCTTGCGGGAGCCTGCCGCGCCGCTCTTCCTCGGCAATGCCGGCACCGCGACGCGTTTTCTGGCAGCGGCCGCGGCCCTGGTCGACGGGCGGGTCGTGATCGACGGCGACGAGCATATGCGCAAGCGGCCGATCAAGCCGCTCCTGACCGCGCTGCGCTCGCTGGGCATCGACGCGACCTCCGAGACCGGCTGTCCGCCTGTCACGATTCGCGGCACGGGCGGTTTCGAGGCTGGTCGCGTCGAGATCGATGGCGGCCTTTCCAGCCAGTATGTCTCCGCGCTCCTGATGATGGCCGCCTGCGGCTCGGGCCCTGTCGATGTCGTGCTCGCCGGCGACGATATCGGCGCACGCGGCTATATCGAGCTGACGCTTGCGGCGATGGAGGCCTTCGACGCGCAGATCGACCGTCCCAACGCCTCCAGCTGGCGGGTCGCGCCGACCGGCTACCGCGCCGTGGATTTCGCGATCGAGCCCGATGCCTCGGCGGCAACCTATCTCTGGGCAGCCGAAGCGCTGACCAATGGTGCGATAGACCTCGGAATGACAGCGGCAGCCTTCACGCAGCCGGATGCCCGGGCTTACGACGTCATTGCCAGCTTCCCTCGCCTTCCCGCGATCATCGACGGATCGCAGATGCAGGATGCCGTGCCCACCCTGGCGGTGCTCGCCGCTTTCAACGAGACGCCGGTGCGCTTCACCGGCATCGGCAATCTTCGCGTCAAGGAATGCGACCGGGTCGCTGCGCTCGCTGCCGGCCTGTCCCGGATCTTGCCCGGCCTCGGCCGTGAAGAAGGCGACGACCTGCTCGTGGCGTCCGATCCGACACTGGCCGGGCGGACCTTGCCGGCCTCGATCGACACTTATGCCGATCACCGCATCGCGATGAGCTTTGCCCTGGCCGGATTGAAGCTGCACGGCATCACCATTCTGGATGCGGGCTGCGTCGCCAAGACCTATCCCGACTATTGGCAGGCTCTCGCTTCGCTCGGCGTCGCCTTCGACGGCTAG
- the aqpZ gene encoding aquaporin Z, with protein sequence MNTKKYVAEAIGTFWLTFAGCGSAVIAAGFPQVGIGLLGVSLAFGLTVVTMAYAVGHISGGHFNPAVTIGLAAGGRFPASQIPPYVVAQVVGGIAAAALLYVIASGAPGFDVSKGFASNGYGDHSPGKYSLVAALVAEFVLTAVFLFVIFGATSKQAPAGFAPLAIGLALTLIHLVSIPVTNTSVNPARSTGPALFVGGWALSQLWLFWVAPVLGGAFGGILYRWLNDET encoded by the coding sequence ATGAACACGAAGAAGTATGTCGCTGAAGCGATCGGTACTTTCTGGCTGACATTCGCGGGCTGCGGCAGCGCCGTCATCGCTGCTGGATTTCCACAGGTCGGGATCGGGCTGCTCGGTGTCTCGCTGGCCTTCGGCCTCACGGTCGTCACCATGGCCTATGCCGTCGGCCACATCTCCGGCGGCCATTTCAACCCAGCCGTTACGATTGGGCTCGCGGCGGGTGGGCGTTTCCCGGCAAGCCAGATCCCGCCCTATGTCGTGGCCCAGGTGGTCGGCGGCATCGCGGCGGCGGCACTTCTCTATGTGATTGCCAGCGGCGCGCCGGGCTTTGATGTCTCGAAGGGCTTTGCCTCCAACGGCTATGGCGACCATTCGCCCGGCAAATACAGTCTGGTCGCGGCTCTGGTGGCCGAATTCGTGCTGACGGCGGTCTTCCTCTTCGTGATCTTCGGTGCGACCAGCAAGCAGGCTCCCGCCGGCTTCGCACCGCTCGCGATCGGTCTGGCCCTGACGCTGATCCATCTGGTCAGCATCCCGGTAACCAACACCTCGGTGAACCCGGCGCGCAGCACGGGGCCGGCCTTGTTCGTCGGCGGATGGGCCCTGTCCCAGCTTTGGCTGTTCTGGGTCGCGCCGGTCCTCGGCGGCGCCTTCGGCGGTATCCTCTACCGCTGGCTGAACGACGAGACGTGA
- the rpoZ gene encoding DNA-directed RNA polymerase subunit omega: MARVTVEDCIDKVDNRFELVLLASHRARMIQSGSSILVPRDNDKNPVVALREIADEKLKPEDLKEDLIHSLQKHVEVDEPEAETVPLLTHSVPNASAPDSEVQFDRMSEDDLLRGLDGLVPPTESADDED; encoded by the coding sequence ATGGCTCGCGTAACCGTTGAAGACTGCATCGACAAGGTCGACAACCGCTTCGAGCTGGTGCTGCTCGCCAGCCACCGCGCCCGGATGATCCAGTCGGGATCGTCGATCCTGGTTCCGCGCGACAACGACAAGAACCCGGTCGTCGCGCTGCGCGAGATCGCCGACGAGAAGCTGAAGCCCGAGGATCTGAAGGAAGACCTGATCCACTCGCTCCAGAAGCATGTCGAGGTCGATGAGCCGGAGGCCGAGACCGTGCCGCTGCTCACGCACTCGGTGCCGAACGCCTCGGCGCCTGATTCCGAGGTCCAGTTCGACCGCATGAGCGAGGACGACCTGCTGCGCGGCCTCGACGGGCTCGTGCCGCCGACCGAGAGCGCCGACGACGAGGACTGA
- a CDS encoding helix-turn-helix domain-containing protein, whose protein sequence is MKISRDKLVENRRRILDAAARLFRERGFEAVTVAEVMKAAELTHGAFYNHFESKDDLIAKAFAHVLLPAPENDRFAEMEFAEFARSYLSAAHRDDRGSGCMFGALGTEAARCNDETRQVMTEAVRKQIDRFSTTAPGETAQERRRAAMARWSAMVGAVILARTVDDPALSDELLSATLDAVEA, encoded by the coding sequence ATGAAGATCAGCCGCGACAAGCTGGTGGAGAACAGGCGCAGGATTCTCGATGCGGCCGCGCGGCTGTTTCGCGAGCGCGGCTTCGAAGCGGTCACCGTCGCGGAGGTGATGAAGGCCGCCGAGCTGACGCATGGCGCCTTCTACAACCACTTCGAATCCAAGGACGACCTGATCGCCAAGGCCTTCGCGCATGTCCTGCTGCCGGCGCCGGAAAACGACCGCTTCGCGGAGATGGAGTTCGCGGAGTTCGCACGGTCCTATCTGAGCGCGGCACATCGCGATGATCGCGGCAGCGGCTGCATGTTCGGCGCGCTGGGCACCGAGGCCGCGCGCTGCAACGACGAGACGCGCCAGGTCATGACCGAGGCCGTACGAAAGCAGATAGACCGGTTCTCGACGACGGCACCGGGCGAAACCGCGCAGGAGCGGCGCCGAGCCGCCATGGCGCGCTGGTCGGCGATGGTTGGCGCGGTGATCCTGGCGCGGACGGTCGACGACCCCGCGCTTTCAGACGAATTGCTCTCAGCGACGCTGGACGCTGTCGAGGCCTGA
- a CDS encoding bifunctional (p)ppGpp synthetase/guanosine-3',5'-bis(diphosphate) 3'-pyrophosphohydrolase, which yields MMRQYELVDRVRSYNPNTDEDLLNRAYVYAMRAHGTQKRASGDPFFAHPLEVAALLTDLKLDDATIVAAVLHDTVEDTAATLEEIESMFGPDIRRLVDGLTKIKKLDLVSKKAAQGENFRKLLLAIVDDVRVLLVKLADRLHNMRTLHFVAPEKRLRIAEETAEIYAPLAGRMGMQELREELEELAFRHIKPEAHATVTKRLEEVTEREGKVIGIIEKDLKEKLAARGIQAQVSGRRKRPYSIWKKMERKSVSFEQLSDIFGFRVIVDSAEDCYRVLGIVHMTWPMVPGRYKDYISTPKQNDYRSIHTTVVGPGHSRVELQIRTDTMDRIAEFGIAAHAHYKDGRTTELTQFADESRAYQWLRRTVDLLAEGDSPEEFLEHTKLELFHDQVFCFTPKGRLIALPRGATPIDFAYAVHTDVGNSAVGAKINGRIAPLLTELQNGDEVEITRAEGQAPPAAWESLVVTGKARAAIRRATRAAVRRQYAGLGRQILERAFTRAERPFSDDKLKASLKRLARTAVDDVLAAVGRGEMYSGDVVKAVYPDLELEKRGAPEAKSAGATTGNGKGWFELRKGDNLKFKLPGEAPDADSTAIPIRGLGGDLPVRFAPDGGAVPGDRIVGILTPGEGVTIYPIQSTALAAFDNEPERWLDVRWDLDDKAPQRFPARIKLNSINEPGSLAQITTTIAEHDGNIDAVSMVRPNPDFTDVTIDLTVWDLKHLSAIISELREKRVISRVERVVG from the coding sequence ATGATGCGGCAATACGAGCTCGTTGACCGGGTCAGGAGCTACAACCCCAATACCGACGAAGACCTGCTCAACCGGGCCTATGTCTACGCCATGCGGGCGCATGGCACGCAGAAACGCGCCTCGGGCGACCCGTTCTTCGCCCATCCGCTCGAAGTTGCGGCCCTCCTGACCGATCTCAAGCTCGATGATGCGACCATCGTCGCAGCCGTCCTGCACGACACGGTCGAGGATACCGCCGCCACGCTCGAAGAGATCGAGAGCATGTTCGGCCCCGACATCCGCCGGCTGGTGGATGGGCTGACCAAAATCAAGAAGCTCGACCTCGTCTCCAAGAAAGCCGCGCAAGGCGAGAATTTCCGCAAGCTCCTGCTCGCCATCGTCGACGATGTCCGCGTGCTGCTGGTCAAGCTCGCCGACCGGCTCCACAACATGCGCACCTTGCATTTCGTCGCGCCCGAGAAGCGCCTGCGCATCGCCGAGGAAACCGCCGAGATCTACGCTCCGCTCGCTGGGCGCATGGGCATGCAGGAGCTGCGCGAGGAGCTCGAGGAGCTGGCTTTCCGCCACATCAAGCCCGAGGCGCACGCCACCGTCACCAAGCGGCTGGAGGAGGTGACCGAGCGCGAGGGCAAGGTCATCGGCATCATCGAGAAGGATCTGAAGGAGAAGCTCGCCGCACGCGGCATCCAGGCGCAGGTCTCGGGGCGGCGCAAGCGGCCCTATTCGATCTGGAAGAAGATGGAGCGCAAATCCGTCTCCTTCGAGCAGCTCTCCGACATTTTCGGCTTTCGCGTGATCGTGGATTCGGCGGAGGATTGCTACCGCGTGCTCGGCATCGTCCACATGACCTGGCCGATGGTGCCCGGCCGCTACAAGGACTACATCTCGACGCCCAAGCAGAACGACTACCGCTCGATCCACACCACCGTGGTCGGGCCGGGCCACAGCCGCGTCGAACTGCAGATCCGCACCGACACGATGGATCGCATCGCCGAGTTCGGCATCGCCGCGCATGCGCATTACAAGGACGGCCGCACCACTGAACTGACCCAGTTCGCCGATGAGAGCCGGGCCTATCAATGGCTCCGGCGCACGGTCGATCTGCTGGCCGAGGGCGACAGCCCGGAGGAATTCCTCGAGCACACCAAGCTCGAGCTCTTCCACGATCAGGTCTTCTGCTTCACGCCCAAGGGCCGCCTGATCGCGTTGCCGCGTGGCGCGACGCCGATCGATTTCGCCTATGCCGTCCATACCGATGTCGGCAACAGCGCGGTCGGCGCCAAGATCAATGGCCGCATCGCCCCGCTCCTGACCGAGCTGCAGAACGGCGACGAGGTCGAGATCACCCGCGCCGAGGGGCAGGCGCCGCCGGCCGCCTGGGAATCGCTCGTCGTCACCGGCAAGGCGCGCGCCGCCATCCGCCGCGCCACGCGCGCGGCCGTGCGCCGGCAATATGCCGGGCTTGGCCGCCAGATCCTGGAGCGTGCCTTCACTCGCGCCGAGCGGCCGTTCTCCGACGACAAGCTGAAAGCCTCGCTGAAGCGGCTTGCCCGCACCGCGGTCGACGACGTGCTGGCGGCCGTCGGGCGTGGCGAGATGTATTCCGGCGACGTGGTCAAGGCGGTCTATCCCGATCTCGAGCTCGAAAAGCGCGGCGCGCCCGAGGCGAAATCGGCCGGCGCTACCACAGGCAACGGCAAGGGCTGGTTCGAGCTGCGCAAGGGCGATAACCTCAAATTCAAGCTGCCGGGCGAGGCGCCAGACGCCGACAGCACCGCCATCCCGATCCGCGGGCTCGGCGGCGATCTGCCGGTGCGTTTCGCGCCCGATGGTGGCGCCGTGCCGGGAGACCGCATCGTCGGCATCCTGACGCCGGGCGAGGGGGTGACGATCTACCCGATCCAGTCGACCGCGCTCGCCGCCTTCGATAACGAGCCCGAGCGCTGGCTCGATGTGCGCTGGGATCTCGACGACAAGGCGCCGCAGCGCTTTCCGGCCCGCATCAAGCTGAACTCGATCAACGAGCCCGGCTCGCTCGCCCAGATCACCACGACGATCGCCGAGCATGACGGCAATATCGACGCGGTTTCGATGGTGCGCCCGAACCCGGACTTCACCGATGTGACGATCGATCTGACGGTCTGGGACCTGAAGCATCTCAGCGCCATCATCAGCGAATTGCGCGAGAAGCGGGTGATCAGCCGGGTCGAGCGCGTGGTCGGGTAG
- a CDS encoding SDR family oxidoreductase, whose amino-acid sequence MSDHRPTALITGASTGIGAVYADRLARRGHALVLVARDKDRLSALATRLRAETGVEIDVVPADLTDAEQLRAVEARLREDASIGLLVNNAGAAGQGSFEQADPDRFEGLIRLNVTAVTRLTAAVIPGMLARGGGAIINIASVVGLAPEMPLGVYGATKAFVIAMSQALTAELGQRGIYVQAVLPAATRTEIWERSGRDVNQLSGVMNVDDLVDAALIGFDRRETITIPPLPDVEQWNAYDAARRAMIPNFPNAHPAERYAAGAR is encoded by the coding sequence ATGTCCGACCATCGTCCAACCGCCCTCATCACCGGCGCCTCGACCGGCATCGGTGCCGTCTATGCCGACCGGCTCGCTCGCCGCGGCCACGCTCTCGTCCTGGTGGCGCGCGACAAGGATCGGCTCAGTGCTCTGGCCACCCGCCTCAGGGCTGAGACCGGCGTCGAGATCGATGTCGTGCCGGCCGACCTGACCGATGCCGAACAGCTGCGGGCGGTCGAGGCGCGGTTGCGCGAGGACGCGTCCATCGGCCTTTTGGTCAACAATGCCGGCGCGGCCGGCCAAGGCAGTTTCGAGCAGGCCGACCCTGACAGGTTCGAAGGGTTGATCCGCCTTAACGTCACAGCCGTGACGCGCCTGACGGCGGCCGTGATCCCTGGCATGCTTGCGCGTGGCGGCGGCGCCATCATCAACATCGCCTCGGTCGTCGGCCTCGCTCCCGAGATGCCGCTTGGCGTCTATGGTGCGACGAAAGCCTTCGTCATCGCCATGTCGCAGGCGCTGACGGCCGAACTCGGCCAGCGCGGCATCTATGTGCAGGCGGTGTTGCCGGCTGCGACGCGCACGGAAATCTGGGAGCGTTCAGGCCGCGACGTCAACCAGCTCTCGGGCGTGATGAATGTGGACGATCTCGTCGATGCCGCCCTGATCGGCTTCGATCGGCGCGAGACGATCACGATTCCGCCGCTTCCCGATGTCGAGCAGTGGAATGCCTATGACGCGGCGCGCCGCGCCATGATCCCGAACTTTCCAAACGCCCACCCGGCGGAGCGCTATGCGGCCGGAGCGCGCTGA
- a CDS encoding pyridoxine 5'-phosphate synthase yields the protein MTTNRLRLGVNIDHVATVRNARGGALPDPVRAAHLAIAAGADGITAHLREDRRHIRDADIERLMAELTKPLNFEMAATDEMVALAERLKPHAACLVPEKREERTTEGGLDVVGQRAALTPQIARLKAAGCSVSLFIEADEAPIAMAAELGAPVVELHTGSWCHAVQDGKTAKAEAEFQRLAKGAALAATLGLEVHAGHGLDYETARLLAGVPGFVEFNIGHFLIGEAIFIGFEQAIARMLQAMDQGRAGI from the coding sequence ATGACGACGAACCGACTGCGGCTGGGCGTGAACATCGATCACGTCGCGACGGTGCGCAATGCCCGCGGCGGCGCCCTGCCCGATCCGGTGCGCGCCGCGCATCTGGCCATCGCCGCCGGAGCCGACGGGATCACCGCGCATCTGCGCGAGGATCGCCGCCATATCCGCGATGCCGACATCGAACGGCTGATGGCCGAGTTGACCAAACCGTTGAATTTCGAGATGGCGGCGACCGACGAGATGGTCGCGCTGGCGGAACGCCTGAAGCCGCATGCAGCCTGTCTCGTGCCGGAGAAACGCGAGGAGCGCACCACCGAGGGCGGGCTCGACGTGGTCGGCCAGCGCGCCGCGCTGACCCCGCAGATCGCTCGCCTCAAGGCGGCGGGCTGCAGCGTCTCGCTCTTCATCGAGGCCGACGAGGCGCCGATCGCGATGGCCGCCGAGCTCGGTGCGCCGGTCGTCGAGCTGCATACCGGCAGCTGGTGCCATGCCGTCCAGGACGGCAAGACGGCCAAGGCGGAAGCCGAGTTCCAGCGCCTCGCCAAGGGGGCGGCCCTTGCCGCGACGCTCGGGCTCGAAGTCCATGCCGGGCATGGGCTCGACTACGAGACGGCCCGCCTTCTTGCCGGCGTGCCGGGCTTCGTCGAATTCAACATCGGCCATTTCCTCATCGGCGAAGCGATCTTCATCGGCTTCGAACAGGCGATCGCGCGGATGCTGCAGGCGATGGACCAGGGTCGCGCCGGGATCTGA
- a CDS encoding DUF2332 domain-containing protein produces MQPSSPMEAPGTTEADARRNFRDQAGYCRELGSPFIAELCDLLGSRLDHSSRFGRRVLGWPGNARADALALRAAGAFNALARSEQVPALQEVYPPRHGDREALWHALARTIASHDAFLHDYLDSAPQTNEVRRSSALLGGGLIIAREFGLPLSLLEIGASAGLNLGFEHYRYELGTTAYGQAGSGVVIRSEWRGGAPELATPLAVVARRACDLNPLDAASDRDRQRVLSYIWPDQSARVETTEAAFDFAAGMPWRVERADAAAWVEACLAEPAEAGLTRVLMHSIMWQYMPETTKERIAGAMQKAGEAASLERPLAWLRMEADGGKEGAAVTLTTWPDGTEREIARADFHGRWVAWS; encoded by the coding sequence ATGCAGCCGTCTTCGCCAATGGAGGCGCCGGGCACTACGGAAGCGGACGCCAGGCGCAATTTTCGCGATCAGGCCGGATATTGCCGGGAACTCGGCTCCCCCTTCATAGCCGAGCTCTGCGATCTGCTGGGCAGCCGCCTCGACCACTCCAGCCGGTTTGGCCGGCGCGTCCTGGGCTGGCCGGGCAATGCGCGAGCCGACGCGCTGGCGCTGCGGGCAGCGGGAGCCTTCAACGCATTGGCGCGGAGCGAGCAGGTTCCGGCACTGCAAGAGGTCTATCCGCCCAGGCATGGCGATCGAGAAGCGCTCTGGCACGCCTTGGCGCGGACGATCGCCAGCCATGACGCCTTCCTGCACGATTATCTCGACAGCGCCCCGCAGACCAACGAAGTCCGGCGCAGCTCCGCCCTGCTCGGCGGCGGGCTGATCATCGCGCGCGAATTCGGCCTGCCGCTGAGCCTGCTCGAGATCGGCGCGAGCGCCGGGCTCAATCTCGGCTTCGAGCACTATCGTTACGAACTGGGAACAACCGCTTACGGCCAAGCGGGCTCCGGTGTCGTGATCCGCAGCGAATGGCGCGGCGGCGCACCCGAGCTTGCGACGCCGCTCGCGGTCGTGGCGCGGCGCGCCTGCGATCTCAACCCGCTCGATGCGGCCTCGGACCGCGACCGGCAGCGGGTGCTGTCCTATATCTGGCCGGACCAGAGTGCGCGGGTGGAGACGACCGAAGCGGCCTTCGATTTCGCCGCCGGGATGCCGTGGCGGGTCGAACGGGCCGATGCAGCAGCCTGGGTCGAGGCGTGCCTCGCGGAGCCCGCCGAGGCGGGCCTGACGCGTGTGCTGATGCACAGCATCATGTGGCAATACATGCCGGAGACGACGAAGGAGCGCATCGCGGGTGCAATGCAGAAGGCTGGCGAAGCCGCCAGCCTGGAACGTCCCCTCGCCTGGCTCCGCATGGAGGCCGATGGCGGCAAGGAGGGCGCCGCCGTGACGCTGACCACCTGGCCTGATGGCACGGAGCGCGAGATAGCCCGGGCCGATTTCCACGGCCGCTGGGTGGCGTGGTCCTGA
- a CDS encoding ATP-binding protein gives MQLAVKTVQFGTDVAVDRRDANQPPDRALGRVVSCDGSRATIASMVSGDSAVGPDSWTIGKMISISLGHTRTVGLVYEMSAVKTVWDETSDNAIHVQVELLGEVSDIDGEAPRFQSGISSYPPIGAIAHRIRAGDLALVHDLGARSGVSIGHLTQDSSIPATVCIEDMLSRHFAVLGTTGVGKSSAVSLLLRKAVAARPRLRVLILDPHNEYAHAFPDKALTIDSEGLDLPFWMFRLEELGDVVFRGRPQLDEEGDILREVIATARERYRAPTALDIARDLGTSLLKRPLDMGGPRDPGEATGTTLDAPTPYRMKDAFTVIDELIGLHELRWSRASLRSLRVRLEALHKDPRYRFMFARANMIETMAPIVSQIFRVPHYGRPITAFQLAGLPSEVVNAVASVLSRLAFDLAVASHGAYEVLVLCEEAHRYVPSDPALGFAPTRQAIARIAKEGRKYGCYLGVVTQRPGELDPTILSQCSTIFAMRLSNERDQQIIRSAISDASASTINFLSSIGNREAIAFGEGVATTMRLRFARLDKHELPAMAGGHALGADAREPSLDDMVRRMRGG, from the coding sequence GTGCAGCTTGCAGTAAAGACCGTACAATTCGGAACCGATGTCGCGGTCGACCGGCGCGACGCCAACCAGCCGCCCGATCGCGCATTGGGCCGCGTCGTGTCCTGCGACGGCTCGCGCGCGACGATCGCAAGCATGGTTTCCGGAGACAGCGCGGTCGGGCCCGATTCCTGGACGATCGGCAAGATGATCTCGATCAGCCTGGGGCATACCCGCACCGTCGGGCTCGTCTACGAGATGTCGGCGGTCAAGACGGTCTGGGATGAGACCTCCGACAACGCCATTCATGTGCAGGTCGAGCTCTTGGGCGAAGTCTCGGACATCGATGGCGAGGCGCCGCGCTTCCAGAGCGGCATCAGCAGCTATCCGCCGATCGGTGCCATCGCCCATCGCATCCGCGCGGGCGATCTCGCTTTGGTCCACGATCTCGGCGCGCGCTCGGGCGTGTCCATCGGCCATCTAACGCAGGATTCGAGCATCCCCGCGACGGTTTGCATCGAGGACATGCTGTCGCGCCATTTCGCCGTCCTCGGCACGACCGGCGTCGGCAAGTCGAGCGCGGTCTCCCTGCTGCTGCGCAAGGCGGTGGCCGCCCGTCCGCGCCTGCGCGTGCTGATCCTCGATCCGCATAACGAATACGCCCATGCCTTTCCCGACAAGGCGCTGACGATCGACAGCGAGGGGCTCGATCTGCCGTTCTGGATGTTCAGGCTGGAAGAGCTCGGCGACGTGGTCTTCCGCGGCCGCCCGCAACTCGATGAGGAAGGCGACATCCTGCGCGAGGTCATCGCCACGGCGCGCGAACGCTACCGCGCGCCCACGGCGCTGGATATCGCACGTGATCTCGGCACATCGCTGCTCAAGCGCCCGCTCGACATGGGTGGCCCGCGCGACCCGGGGGAGGCGACGGGCACCACGCTCGACGCGCCGACCCCTTACCGGATGAAGGATGCCTTCACGGTCATCGACGAATTGATCGGCCTGCATGAATTGCGCTGGTCGCGGGCATCGCTGCGCTCGCTGAGGGTGCGCCTCGAGGCGCTCCACAAGGATCCGCGCTACCGTTTCATGTTCGCCCGCGCCAACATGATCGAGACCATGGCGCCGATCGTCAGCCAGATCTTCCGCGTGCCGCATTACGGGCGGCCGATCACCGCCTTCCAGCTTGCCGGCCTGCCGTCCGAGGTCGTCAATGCCGTCGCCTCGGTGCTGTCGCGTCTGGCCTTCGACCTCGCGGTGGCGAGCCATGGCGCCTATGAAGTCCTCGTTTTGTGCGAGGAGGCGCATCGCTATGTGCCGTCCGACCCGGCGCTCGGCTTCGCGCCGACACGCCAGGCTATCGCCCGCATCGCCAAGGAAGGCCGCAAATATGGCTGCTATCTCGGCGTCGTGACGCAGCGGCCCGGCGAGCTCGATCCGACAATTCTGTCGCAATGCTCGACGATCTTCGCAATGCGCCTGTCGAACGAGCGCGACCAGCAGATCATCCGCTCGGCGATCTCGGACGCTTCGGCGAGCACGATCAACTTCCTGTCCTCGATCGGCAACCGCGAAGCGATCGCCTTCGGCGAAGGCGTCGCCACGACGATGCGGCTGCGCTTCGCCCGGCTCGACAAGCACGAATTGCCGGCGATGGCGGGCGGGCATGCGCTCGGCGCCGATGCGCGCGAGCCCAGCCTCGACGACATGGTCAGGCGGATGCGCGGCGGCTGA
- the acpS gene encoding holo-ACP synthase: MILGIGSDLCDITRIEKSLSRFGERFTHRVFTEGERLKSDRRATRAASYARRFAAKEACSKALGTGMRAGVFWRDMEVINLPGGRPTLRLTGGAAERLLAMTPPGHEAVIHVSLTDDPPMAQAFVVIEARAKAANSA, encoded by the coding sequence ATGATCCTCGGCATCGGCTCCGACCTCTGCGACATCACCCGCATCGAGAAATCGCTTTCGCGGTTCGGCGAGCGCTTCACCCATCGCGTCTTCACCGAGGGCGAGCGCCTGAAATCGGATCGGCGGGCGACGCGGGCCGCCTCCTATGCGCGCCGCTTCGCCGCGAAGGAAGCCTGCTCCAAGGCGCTTGGAACCGGGATGCGGGCCGGCGTGTTCTGGCGCGACATGGAGGTCATCAATCTTCCCGGCGGACGGCCGACATTGCGCCTGACCGGCGGCGCCGCCGAGCGGCTCCTGGCAATGACGCCGCCCGGCCATGAGGCGGTCATCCATGTCTCGCTGACCGACGACCCGCCAATGGCCCAGGCCTTCGTGGTGATCGAAGCCCGTGCGAAGGCCGCGAACTCCGCCTGA